TCATTGAAATATATGGACCGGAATCATCCGGAAAAACAACGGTTGCCATTCATGTGATCGCCGAGGCACAGAAAAAGGGAGGTATGTGTGCTATCATTGATGCGGAACATGCATTTGATAGCAGCTATGCACAAAAGCTGGGTGTTGATGTCGACAATCTTTTGATCTCTCAACCCGATTATGGTGAGCAAGCATTAGAGATTGCTGATCGTCTGATTCTCTCCGGAGCATTGGATGTAGTTGTGATCGACTCTGTAGCAGCACTGGTTCCTAAAGGAGAACTTGAAGGCGAAATGGGCGACAGCAAAATGGGTCTGCAGGCTCGTTTAATGAGCCAGGCGCTGAGAAAATTAACAGCAACCATTAATAAAACAAATACAGTCTGCATTTTCATCAACCAGCTGCGTGAAAAGATCGGCGTGATGTTCGGTAACCCCGAAACCACAACCGGTGGTAATGCATTGAAATTCTATGCATCGGTACGTCTTGATATTCGTAGAATGACACAGATCAAAGATGGTGATGAAGCTGTAGGAAACAGAGTAAAAGTAAAAGTGGTAAAAAATAAAGTAGCACCTCCATTCCGTGCCGCGGAATTCGACATCATCTTTGGTGGCGGAATCAGCAAAATGGGTGAGATCATCGATATGGGTGTAGAACTTGGAATCGTTCAGAAAAGCGGAAGCTGGTTCAGCTATGAGAGCAATAAATTGGGTCAGGGTCGCGACGCAGTGAAAACACTCCTGCAAGACAACCCCGAACTCGCAAATGAAATTGAAGCAAAGATCAGGGCCAAAGTGGCAGAAGCCAGGGCCACGACGGAAGCATAAATCTGTTTTTTGAGATGGGTTAGTAAATGAGCCGCTTTTGAAAAAAAGCGGCTTTTGTTTATCTATACCCCTATTTTTAGGGGTATACTGTTTCAAATTAGAAAAAAACTAATTATTTGTTGATTCTATGCTGATTTTCAAGCTTCATAATAGAACATGAACGTACTTTATAGAAAATTCATTCTTTGTTGTATTTCCTGATCAAACTGCCAATACGACTAGCGCTACACATTTTTTGTGTAAACAAAGAAATCATTCACCCCCAATATTTTCAGGAAAAAGGCCCCTTGCTGCTGGTGGCCAATCACCCCAACTCTTTCCTCGATGCCATTATCATAGCAGCCCATTTTAAGCACCCGATTCATTTTCTTGCCCGTGGTGATGCTTTTCGAAAACCATGGCACAATACCCTGCTTCGACTTTTGCATATGATACCGATTTACAGAATCAGCGAGGGTAGAGAAAACCTGCACAAAAATGAAGATGCATTTAAAAGATCCGCAGAACTATTACAGCAAAATCAGATCGTATTGATTTTTATAGAAGGCATCTGTTTGAACAAACATCAATTACAACCTTTTAAAAAAGGAGCTGCGAGAATCGCCTTAGCATTACTAAAAGAACAACGCCCACTGAATATTATGCCAATTACAATTGCATACAACAGCTTTCTTTCTTTCGGTAAAAACATTCGCATTCATCTGGCTGCACCCATTTCGGCAGAACAATTATTACCGTATGAGGATGATGCTAAAAACTTTCAATATTTCAATGAAAGAATGTATGAACAACTATCCGGTATGATACACGTTCCCGAAGCCTTTCGGCATCAACAACGAATACTACTTGCGCTTCCTGCCATCATTGGATTCTTTTTGCATATACCGATCTACACGCTTATAAAAAAACAAATCTATCGGCGAACAAAAGGAACCGTTTTTTTTGATTCAGTGATGTTTGGTGTCTTATTGATTTTATATCCCCTGTATCTGATTTTATTAATCGTACTCTTGTCGTTATTCCACCTACCTTTTTCGATCATAGGTCCGGTCATTTTATTGCACCCTTTTTTAGCCTGGTGTGCAGTTCAATATAAAATAACACGAAACAACAACGTGTAAACCACTAAAAATCGGTTACCTTAATGTGTTAAAACGTATCAAGAAGAAAAGATGACAGCCATTAAAAAACTCGGCAAACGAAAAAGAATTGCGCTGGTTGCCCATGACCATAAGAAAGCAGATCTCATGGAATGGGTAGTTCATAACAGAACTGTACTATCAAAACACGAGTTGTTTGCTACGGGAACCACGGGAAGAATCATTGAAGAGAAATTAGATCGACCGGTAAGAAAATTAATGAGCGGTCCAATGGGTGGTGATCAACAAATCGGCGCCATGATCGCCAACGGCGAAATAGATATGATGTTCTTCTTCTGGGATCCGATGGAAGCCCAACCTCATGATAGCGATGTTAAAGCACTACTGCGTTTATGTGTGCTTTGGAATATACCGATGGCTTGTGATAGAGCTACTGCTGATTTTCTCATCACATCACCATTCATGCACGAAGAATACGAATCACAGTTACCCGACTACAGCGATTATTTAAATCGATCTATCAAAAAACAAGAAGATGAGGGTTGAATTGAGGAGATGGCGCATGCAGGACGCACAAGCGCTGGCCGCTGTAGCTAACAATCGAAATATCTGGAACCAGGTGAGGGATTTTTTCCCGAGTCCATATACAGTAAGCGATGCCATACAATGGATCGGTATGACCGAAAAAGAATCACCGGCATTGAACTTTGCGATTCTTTATGATGGACAAGTGGTTGGAGGAGTTGGTTTAGTAACCAAACAAGATATCTATCGAAAGAACATTGAGATCGGTTATTATATCGGGGAAGCCTATTGGGGAAAAGGAATCGCAACAGAAGCCTGTAAACTTATATGCAGTTATGTCGAGCAACAAATGGATGTGGTCAGAATAGAAGCCAGTACGTTTCATCACAACAAAGCCTCGATGAGGGTGTTATTAAAAAATGGTTTTTACTTGGAAGCCATCAAGCAAAAGGCGATCATTAAAAACAATCAGTTGTTGGATGAATATTTGTGGGTGAAGCGAATGGGTAATAAGGGATAAAGAAATCAAGCAAAAAAAATAATAGAACACAATCGTCAGCGAAAAAGTTTTTAAACCAATACCAGAACACTATGAGAATTTTGTGGATTTGTTTTGCACTCATTGTAAGTGCTAGTGTAGAAGCACAGGACACGTTATCTAAAAAAGACATTCCAGCAGCAGCACGATTATTCGACCTGAATTTTACACAAAAAGAGATCGACACGATGTACGCCGGGGTGAAAGAAAATATTGGCGTGTTTCAGCGAATGCATCAGCAAAGTCTCAATAATAGCACCCAGCCGGCATTTGCACACAGTGCTATTTTACCGGGAATGCAATTCAATACCAAACAAGAAAAAATAGATTGGGGCCTTCCCAAAAATGTTGCGCTGCCGGCCAATAAAAATGAACTGGCCTGGTATAGTATACCACAGCTGGCATCACTGATCAAGAATAAAAAGATCTCTTCTACGGAACTAACAAAATTCTTTATCGAACGCATCAAAAAGTATGGTGATAGTTTACAGTGTGTGATATCTATTACTGAATCCCTTGCACTTGAACAGGCTGCGAATGCGGATGCAGAAATAGCATCCGGAAAATACCGCGGTCCTTTGCATGGTATTCCTTATGGACTCAAAGACCTGTTTGCTGTAAAAGGAACCAAAACAACCTGGGGTGCAGAGCCGTATAAAAATCAGGTAATAGATGAAGACGCTTTTGTATATACACAACTAAAAGAAGCGGGAGCCGTTTTGGTTGGCAAGTTTACGCTCGGTGCATTAGCGATGGGTGATTACTGGTATGGCGGAAGAACCAAGAACCCATGGAATACGCGCTTCGGATCATCAGGATCATCGGCAGGATCAGCATCAGCAACCGTTGCCGGATTGGTACCTTTTGCCATCGGTACAGAAACCTGGGGCTCTATCATTTCTCCTTCATCAACCTGCGGAGCTACAGGACTGAGACCCACATTCGGCGCCAT
Above is a genomic segment from Sediminibacterium sp. KACHI17 containing:
- the recA gene encoding recombinase RecA, with product MSNAEKLKALKLTIDKIDKDFGKGSVMMMNERTQDAMEVISTGSIGLDTALGVGGLPKGRIIEIYGPESSGKTTVAIHVIAEAQKKGGMCAIIDAEHAFDSSYAQKLGVDVDNLLISQPDYGEQALEIADRLILSGALDVVVIDSVAALVPKGELEGEMGDSKMGLQARLMSQALRKLTATINKTNTVCIFINQLREKIGVMFGNPETTTGGNALKFYASVRLDIRRMTQIKDGDEAVGNRVKVKVVKNKVAPPFRAAEFDIIFGGGISKMGEIIDMGVELGIVQKSGSWFSYESNKLGQGRDAVKTLLQDNPELANEIEAKIRAKVAEARATTEA
- a CDS encoding GNAT family N-acetyltransferase, which gives rise to MRVELRRWRMQDAQALAAVANNRNIWNQVRDFFPSPYTVSDAIQWIGMTEKESPALNFAILYDGQVVGGVGLVTKQDIYRKNIEIGYYIGEAYWGKGIATEACKLICSYVEQQMDVVRIEASTFHHNKASMRVLLKNGFYLEAIKQKAIIKNNQLLDEYLWVKRMGNKG
- a CDS encoding methylglyoxal synthase, with the translated sequence MTAIKKLGKRKRIALVAHDHKKADLMEWVVHNRTVLSKHELFATGTTGRIIEEKLDRPVRKLMSGPMGGDQQIGAMIANGEIDMMFFFWDPMEAQPHDSDVKALLRLCVLWNIPMACDRATADFLITSPFMHEEYESQLPDYSDYLNRSIKKQEDEG
- a CDS encoding amidase, encoding MRILWICFALIVSASVEAQDTLSKKDIPAAARLFDLNFTQKEIDTMYAGVKENIGVFQRMHQQSLNNSTQPAFAHSAILPGMQFNTKQEKIDWGLPKNVALPANKNELAWYSIPQLASLIKNKKISSTELTKFFIERIKKYGDSLQCVISITESLALEQAANADAEIASGKYRGPLHGIPYGLKDLFAVKGTKTTWGAEPYKNQVIDEDAFVYTQLKEAGAVLVGKFTLGALAMGDYWYGGRTKNPWNTRFGSSGSSAGSASATVAGLVPFAIGTETWGSIISPSSTCGATGLRPTFGAISRSGAMTLSWSLDKVGPICRSAEDAAIVYYYIKGTDGKDKSAVNMPFNYKPNTDIKKMRIGYAKNYFDRITDTSRTELKVLEAYRNMGIELIPVDFPDSAVYPFNIMDVVISAECAAAFDDFTRKDIDDLMTRQFSFDWPNTFRVSRLIPAVEYINANRHRLLLMQKVNEVISQFDVIICPTRGSGNQSAITNLTGHPVICFPTGFDRRSNTPTSITLIGKLFDEASILAAAKAYQQVTGWDEMHPPAYQ
- a CDS encoding 1-acyl-sn-glycerol-3-phosphate acyltransferase: MANHPNSFLDAIIIAAHFKHPIHFLARGDAFRKPWHNTLLRLLHMIPIYRISEGRENLHKNEDAFKRSAELLQQNQIVLIFIEGICLNKHQLQPFKKGAARIALALLKEQRPLNIMPITIAYNSFLSFGKNIRIHLAAPISAEQLLPYEDDAKNFQYFNERMYEQLSGMIHVPEAFRHQQRILLALPAIIGFFLHIPIYTLIKKQIYRRTKGTVFFDSVMFGVLLILYPLYLILLIVLLSLFHLPFSIIGPVILLHPFLAWCAVQYKITRNNNV